The genomic interval TTTTTGCCCCAcctctctccctttctttcaactctttctccctttcttcACCATCTCCAAGTCCAttgaatttgaaataaacacaaagcaatttCTAAAAGTCATGTGCCACATTGCCGGACAGGACaagttcaaatgaaaataaaaaacattaatacttTTCCAGGGCATTTAAAgcaatacataaaatatttgaatatgcTTTACACCGTGGAACATAGTCTTctttcaaaatataaacaaaaacaggggGAAATATTATCTTTTCAATTACCCATTTTAGAGTACGTATCCTAAATGTGCACATATACACTTAGTATATATGTGCACATATAGTAATCTTCTAGAAGTAGAATTAATATAATTGCATTGTGAGAATCAAACTTGCACTGAGAAAGGGAAAGTATAAAGTGTAAAATGAATCTCATGCAACTCAGATGCATGCAACCTCTCATTTCGTATTTGCTCAATCGTTGTTCTTCCCATGGCTTCCTTTAGGGGGCTCTACTGCTGCTCATCTGCCGCCATCTCACCCTCCTCCATAACTCAAcaaacttttttgtttccttcatgAACTGTGATTTTGCTCCAATCTCCACTTATTCCCTCTAGTTAATCCACCATCCCTCCTCTGCGCATGGCCAAAATTTCTACAATATGAAGCCTGTTAAAAATCATCTTGCATCATCTTAGTTGCATACAGTACTGTTAAAGTGctttccaaaacagaaaaagcacagTTCTCAAAAATTAACCCAGCTCATGTAGGGTGAGTTGGTGAGACTTTTCCTCTACAAAGTCCAAGTAACTTACTAAAAGTGAGTATTGATAATGACTTGATGGAACTACTTactattttcaattaaatacaatatttgcATTTACAGTGAAAACGCTAGCTTGATGCTAAGGAGCTTACCAGAAATATTCTTTGCTGTAAACAGCCGTCATCCGCTGGGAGGCGGCTGTTcttgttaattcaatatttggaagcgtggccaacacggactgaacagattccttcacttcctccgctgccattgcAAACAGAACAAGCaaactacaattctaaaacagcacagaaaatttATGTCATTGTTCATAtattctccttctgttcacaTATTGGCCTGGTAGAAAATCGACCAGAGACCATCTGGGTCAGGGGGAGAAAGACTAAACTGTCCTGGAAGCAAGAACCTGTTTTGAGTGGAATTGCGCAAGAAGACAATGGCCAGGctagtaaaaatgtattaaaccattttttttgtcctccaaTAGGTGCAGCATTAGCTTTGTGGGATACTGAGGGATTGCTAATGTGTAATTAGACTAATATACTTTTGCAGTCTACATGTCCTAAGTTTTTAAGATGAAGATTAACAAAAGCACACAAGAAATATGTGTTTGACCTTTAGAGTTCTTAAAGCTTAACATTAAGTTCTACTAATCTAAACTGATCCTAATTTCTCTACTTTGTAACTATGTAAAACTCACATGGCCTACTAAGGCCATAAATGTACTTCAGacatttataatatatttatgttgCTCAAATCTGAAATCTACAGAGAGGTTTCCGTGAGGCCAGATTTTACTTGCACTTCTGAAAataccaaataaacaaatgaaatccaTGGAGACTTGTTAGTGCTTGTGTTAGAGATTTGACATCTGACAGACAGGATATTCAGCCAGTCATAAGACTGAGCTAAGAACTGGTTTGACAGCGACAGCAGGGCAAACGTTAAACGCTGTCACAATGTGTGGTTCAAAAACCCTACTTCCTCTTTTTGTGTCACATGATGTCAGAAAATAtccttcacattttgtcagctGAATGAAACCCAAATTACAGAAAAGTGCTACATATAGTCTTTCAGTGCTGATACAGATAATACTAACACTACTTCTGCTGCTGTTACTGAAACTACATTTGTTAAACAGTTCAACTGTTACAGAGACACTACTGAGAGAACGGCAGCTGCTGCCCAGTACTACCTACATTTCTTTGAATAACTTGCTGCTACACTGACAACCTGTAGGATCGGTGCCACATTCTCAAGCAAAATCCTCTCTGAAAGCAACCACAGCCATCACAACATCTTAAGGTTGAGCTGCATTCCTTCAAGAAATGTTCCACCATAACAAGTATGTTGTGATTTAGGTTTATAAATAGATAGTGATAGTCACAACTTGGATTATGTCTTACAGTCTTACACGTAAGCACAATATTATTCATACCCATGATTTAGATCTAAAGTAATCTATTAATTTTCTAATGTGCAGGATTAATTTGTCTTTGATGCCTAAGACTATATCATAGCAAGTTGCCTGGatggtcatttttttcttttggtctcATGATGGTGTTCATTTATCTTTCTGAACACGAGACATTCACAACCTATAATTAGTTATAGCAACTGCATTCAACCACCCATAAGGtaataatgtgaaaaacatcTTTCATAAATAGTATTAGCATAAACTGACTTATGACCTCAAGATTTGGAGATGTTTAAGTAACCTCTCATGCCCTAAAACTGATCGCACTCTAGTTCTGACGCAACAGAAGTTCATTACTAGCATGGCTGACTGTTAACTCGAGACTTTGAACATAAAGGAGCAGAGTTTTAACACTAACACACACCCTTCCTCCAGTTGAAAGTGTGTTGATGTAGCACAACAGGGAAATCATGTGAGGAAACCAGAGAAACCTTCTGGTTTATTCAGTGCACTTTCAGTTCACTGTAAGCTTCTCCTCCTGGCCTTTCTGCTGTCACTTAGTTTCGATTCTTCAATATTGCTGTCAGTTGAAGAGCTATGGATGTTTCTGTAACTTCAGATTGAGCAGAGGGACTTCCTTTTCTgcaatatcaaaataaaagcccctCAATGTGACTCATAACACCTTGCTGTAATATGCACAGACCtatttgataaattaaaatattgaaaaaccaATTTATTTCAAGAACTTTAGCCCTAGGTGAAACACAATCCTAGGTGAAACATGGTTTTCCTCTTACAGctaatacaaacatttaaaattacagtATTACATCATAGCAATATgcacatttttactctttttttagaTATCATTATAAGAGAAACTTGAtagaagaagtaaaaatatgtcttaCCTTCTAGAATAACCCAGAACCTCATGGATTTTAATGAGCATTATTTTATTCACCTGTAAACTCAGATTGCTGAGTATCTAcaatgagagaaacaaaaggaaagttCTGTAGTTTGGTTTtacactttaaattttaatgaggGCACAGGACCCCAACTTCAACCTGAAGAATAATTTAAGTTTGCATTTCTTATAGAGATTTAATCTTAAAGAGCATTCTTTCCTGGTTGAAATGTGTACAAGATAATATTTCAACAGGTTAAAAAACTCTCATGCATAAGGATTTGCAATATTAGAAGCTATTCTAACACGTTCTAGTAAATTAGCATATATCATTGTTCATTAGATGGACATTGAAGTTTGGTGATACTGGAATGAGTCGGGCAGTTGGAGTGGAGCTACGCAGTTTTTAGCTGATTCATATGATTCTCTTACtccttattgtttttaatttacaccTGTATCTTTTCTAGTGTGAAGTAAAACAGCCGAACCTGATCAAGAGGATCCAGTCTGTTTTATTTGCCATCAAGTGGAttgaaagaggaaacatggagagTGTCAGGCTCATGGCTTCACCAGGTGACTCTGCATCCTCACTTTCCTCAATCTCTATTATTTACAGTCAGGAActtcatgtcatgttttgttgCCCCAAACCTGCTCAGAATGAGGGAGGGCGACCAAAGTCAAGATTCAGTTTCTTTAATAAAGGACCTTTCAGAATTTACTTGGATTCACTGGACTGCATTGTAACTAGAATAGAATCGATCTTTTTCTAACTCTAAGGAGCTAAAGATAGCATTCTACATTTGAAATACTGATATGCACTGTTTAGTGCATATCAGTATTTCTAAGTTATATATTCTAATCCACTGTTAAATTGCTGGATTTGTTGAAAGACAGGATAGGTGGAGTGGCTCAGAATGCTTCGTATGAGTTCATTAATTAAATTTGACTATAATTAGCTCTATAGATCTAAGGTAAGtgtattcttttaaaataagtatAAATTGGTGAGATTTTACACGTGGACTAAATTGTTGGTTCCCTTTTGTaaatcagaatgagaatcaaCTGCATTGCGAATACAAACAAGGAATTTGATTTGAGTTTCCATCATTTGCACCTTATTTAAGGTACAGTGAAAAACAGCACACTGTAACTTACAGCAAAACGTTAAGAGCAAGTAAAGTTAAGATCAATATttggaagagagagagagagagtgtgtgacTGAAAAGCCCACAAAGGTCACTGACGtaacttgaaactgacaaaagtaataaatcaaaatctagTAAAAGGTAACCAATGAATATCTTAAGTCCCCCTGGAAGTTTTATTGCAACAGGCAACAAAGCTATTACACAGCTCACATTAACaggtgttgcttttattttgaagcatgCTGTTTGTGCTTCCTCTGCTGTTGCATTGCTCAGGCTCAGGCATGTATTTATGGAAAGAGGTGCGTCACACTTCTTGCATATCAGACTGGTGTGAAGAACAGTGAACAAGTCAGTCAAGACCTGTCACCATGCAGAGAGTTGCTGTGTTGATCCTTGTTGCCTGTTGTGCTCTCACAGGTAAGGAGAAATATCTGAATCCATTTGGCcagaaaagagtaaaaatatcaaaaacaaatttgaagaGTTAGTAGAAAGTTGGTGGAGTGGTATACAAGTAAACCAGAATATTCTGCTACTTTATTTAATACCTGAAATACTGTGTGATTCTATAGAGTAGTGAGCTGGTGCTGGAGTTTCATCGCTGTATGGCAGAGTTTGATGTGTTTGCTGTAAGAACTTTTGTCTGGGATGATAGCAGACCGCAGTATGACTTCCTGGAttgtttaaaactctgaactctgCAGTCTTTTGTTTAGAGTCACAACTCTGAGTCACATGACTGCTGGGAGATGagagatgtttgtttctgcataAATGTTTTCGTTTTGCTGATGTTGTCGGAGTGAAATAAAGAGCAGCTTACAGTGGACAATTCCATGTTAATTGTCAAATAATCCACGTAGCTCAGGCTTATGAAACATAAGCGAAGTCATCTTCTAGAAAGGAACTgatatttttcatcttattaaagaaacattttccagagcTAGTTTCTATTTACTTTTCTGCTATGCTTAGAATATTTGTCTGCCTCACAGAAAGAGGCAACATAAACTTGAGCACTTCAGCTACCATAGATagactgatcttgtgctttaaaaaacattgtcatAAATTTGCTTGTCACATAGTTAATGCATCCATTATCCTGAAGAAATACAGGAAATTCTGTTGCTGatataaacaaaaccaaagcaaattaattattcttttcatcttGTTAGATCGCAATTTTTTAATCCTACATTCTAAAAGAAATGTGGTGTCCCTTCACTGTCTGCTGTTAACATCAGACATCAAGCAGATACTCTGTGAGAATGTAAAAGAAAGCCTGTATATAAggttttatatacatataacGTTTATAtacaaacatttatataaaaccTTGTATACAGGCTgtgtataaataataataattggcTCATGTAATCAGAAATCTGTAATAAACATGATGTTTTCATAGGCAATTTATGGTCAAAATAATTTCTACGTTACCTAAATGTTTGTCACTTCACAATTTATGCTTCAGCAAGTTAAGCTTTAGAGTGAGATTAATTTTCTTATGTCTTTTTTCTGAAAGCACTGTCTTTGGCCAAAGACACAAATGGATCCAAACTACCTTCTACTATGAGTTCCGCAAAGGCATTTGATGAAACACCCCCCCCCACAACCCCTAAACCCACGACTACGAAGCCCACAACCCCTAAACCCACGACTACGAAACCCACAACCCCTAAACCCACGACTACGAAACCCACAACCCCTAAACCCACGACTACGAAACCCACAACCCCTAAACCCACGACTACAAAACCCACAACCCCTAAACCCACGACTACGAAGCCCACAACCCCTAAACCCACGACTACAAAACCCACAACCCCTAAACCCACGACTACAAAACCCACAACCCCTAAACCCACGACTACAAAACCCACAACCCCTAACACCACGACTACGACACACACAACCCCTAACACCACGACTACGACACACACAACCCCTAACACCACGACTACGACACACACAACCCCTAACACCACGACTACGAAAACCACTACCACAGCACCACCTCAACCTACTCCAGCTACCAATCTGACTGTAGGAAACTACAATTTGACGACAGACAAAGGAGTGGTTTGCCTAATGGCTCAGATGGCGCTTGAGATCAAACTTTCAACACAGAAGGTTTGTTTCATCAACCATTACTAACAAAGATTGCTTAAAGTCTTCTCAACTAATTCAAGtcttcaaaatcaaaaaaggaatttttttctcataatttttatCTTTCTCAGGTCAATGGAACCTTCATTATCAACCCAAACCAAACTACTGCTGCTGGTGAATGCAAGGAAAACAAAGCCAACTTGACCCTTTCCTTTAAACAGGGCTTCATCACCTTCCTCTTCATTAAGGTACTTAATATTCACTCTTTCCTTTTTATGTCTCATTAAGTCATTAGACTCTGTTAAGACACCCTTTGTCTTTTGCGCTTTAGACTCCACTTTCAGCTTTAGGATCATATTAGGACTGTTAGGttaaagtggaaatgtttttgaactCTAGATATTGAGACTGTAGGAGTAGTGAgtgtactttttattattttttttatttttttaccatcaccggtaaaatgtttgaaattggTTCTCAGAAAGTTAGTGGACCAGTCAGTGTTTCTGAGAGAACCAATCTTCACCACTATCTAGGTGTTTATTGTAGCTTGGCTACAAAAGTTCACCTATGTAAATAATTGATGATgacaaacaaactttttaacaGATTGTTTCATAGAAACtcaatttagagaaaaatgaaTCTCTGGGATTCACTCAGTGGTTTAAATGATCCAGTCTGAACAAAAGTTGGTAGGCCTTTGCTCATGTGTCATTGGGAAATGAATTGCTTTAAAAAGGTTACACAGATTTCGTTCCACCACGATGAAAAAAGGCTAAATTTTTTGTGCTATGTGTGTTTCCCGGATAAAGGATTATGACCTAAATGTAAGGTTTTCTTCATTCCTCCATTCTCTGTTGTGAGAAGCTTGGTTGGGttccaaacaaacaagaaacaacaCAAGGGATGATACTACTGGGCGGAGCCACTGTGcttgagaagaaaaacaagtttctgaCTGCTTTAGTGCTGGAGTTTGGTTGAAACAAACTGGAgtcaaataaatatcaattcaGTAAAGTAGAATTTAGTCAAGCAAATGAAATTGCGAACTcacaaaagaaaagattccAGAGGTAACAGGTCAGCTGATGAGGAACTCAACTTGAATTCTGTAAACAGGAACTATCTCTGGAGCAGTTGACCTTGCCATGAGCTAACATTGTTAAAAGGGCTACAGGTGCATTTTATGACTTTAGTTGAGCTGATATGGTGTTAAATGGGTTCTTGAAGCTCAATGTACCACaggtaaaaatattatttgatgaGAATACTGTTTATGGCATACTGAGGATTAATATGAGAGAGATTTGtaatggtaaatggcctgtacttgtataGCGCTTTgtcaagtccagaggaccccCAGAGTTCTTCATAATACATTgagtcattcacacacacattcacacactgatagTGGCAACCTAggatagtagccacagctgtGGCTACCTAATCTGTCAACACAGATTAGATaaattttttcctttattttttaggATAACAGAATTGTTTTAAGATAACTCCTGGAGACGGATTGGTCATCATTTCCTACCTGTTCACATTGTTGTCTAATAATCCCTAAAGCATGAAGCAAATTTATACATATAAAGGTTTCAAATGAACAGAATAGAATAAGGGTTTGACAGAATGAACATGGTTTGGAATATTCTGCCTTTGATTAAGATATTATGAACTAGAGCTAATCAATATTTCAGTAAGAATCATTTAAGGCAGCGAAACAACCCTTTCATACAGCTATACTGCTAATTTCAGTCTCCTACTAAGCAATGTCAGTAAAGGTGTGGCTTCAGGAGGTAAAATGACCTCAAgactgtttatatttatttggtaatggatattcattttattattctgaATTAATAACAGTATCaatgtgtgtgtaaatggttgtttgtcctgtatgtctctgtgttgccctgtgacagactggctccctgtccagggtgaccccgcctctcacccggaacgtagctggagatagacaccagtaaccctccagaccccattaaattaaatgtgaacaatcaatttaaaagaaaaaagatttatttatctatgTAAAATCTTTGTGATTTTCCTGATTTTAAAACcttacagtaaaaatataacTATCATTCTTTTATTTAGATATCTAAGCAAATGTTCTatagttaaaatgttaaaaa from Gambusia affinis linkage group LG18, SWU_Gaff_1.0, whole genome shotgun sequence carries:
- the LOC122820417 gene encoding macrosialin-like isoform X1 encodes the protein MQRVAVLILVACCALTALSLAKDTNGSKLPSTMSSAKAFDETPPPTTPKPTTTKPTTPKPTTTKPTTPKPTTTKPTTPKPTTTKPTTPKPTTTKPTTPKPTTTKPTTPKPTTTKPTTPKPTTTKPTTPKPTTTKPTTPNTTTTTHTTPNTTTTTHTTPNTTTTTHTTPNTTTTKTTTTAPPQPTPATNLTVGNYNLTTDKGVVCLMAQMALEIKLSTQKVNGTFIINPNQTTAAGECKENKANLTLSFKQGFITFLFIKSVANNTAYLNAVSFSLSYPLTKSDVSGTPEYSAKNDSLDLFAAKIGHSYSCKDESVFMGNGLSLEISNNRLQAFNVTKNEFGRPDFCPADQPDYTVAIAVGVTLLVLIIIVLIVYLLGRRKRAAGYQSL
- the LOC122820417 gene encoding macrosialin-like isoform X2 gives rise to the protein MQRVAVLILVACCALTALSLAKDTNGSKLPSTMSSAKAFDETPPPTTPKPTTTKPTTPKPTTTKPTTPKPTTTKPTTPKPTTTKPTTPKPTTTKPTTPKPTTTKPTTPKPTTTKPTTPKPTTTKPTTPKPTTTKPTTPNTTTTTHTTPNTTTTTHTTPNTTTTTHTTPNTTTTKTTTTAPPQPTPATNLTVGNYNLTTDKGVVCLMAQMALEIKLSTQKVNGTFIINPNQTTAAGECKENKANLTLSFKQGFITFLFIKSVANNTAYLNAVSFSLSYPLTKSGTPEYSAKNDSLDLFAAKIGHSYSCKDESVFMGNGLSLEISNNRLQAFNVTKNEFGRPDFCPADQPDYTVAIAVGVTLLVLIIIVLIVYLLGRRKRAAGYQSL